From the genome of Acinetobacter sp. TR3:
AATGCTATGTAAGATCGTGGTTTTGCCTGAACCAGAAGCTCCAAATAAACCAATCACGGGCTGATCAGACTGAAAGCGTTGATCAAGATCAAATTGCCCTTGTTTGAGTTGGATATGACAATCAATCATCGTTAATGCCCACGCTTATTTTTTTGATAACGATTGAACCATTGCGCAAACCACAACGCAAAAAATGCCACAGACAAAGACAAGATAATCAATCGCCATACTGCTGCTTCAGTATCAGGCTGCTGCATCAGACTATACATCGCTAAAGGCAGTGTCCGTGTTTCACTGGCAATATTGCCGACAAAAGTAATGGTTGCACCAAACTCACCCAAACTTCGGCAAAAACATAAAATGCTCCCCACCAAAATACCACTACTGGCAAGAGGTAATGTCACCTGCATAAATGCCCCGAAGGAAGATGCACCTAAAGTTTTTGCAGCCATTTCTAAACGCTGGTCGACCAGTTCAATGGAGAGTCGAATGGATTGTACCAATAAGGGAAAGCCCATCACCGCAGAAGACAACACAGCCCCTTTCCAATTAAAAGCAAACTCTAGACCCAAGGGTGCAAGGTATTGCCCCAAAAGTCCTCGATTGCCAAATAACTGCAATAGCAAATAACCTGGTACGACGGGAGGTAAAACCAAAGGTAAAAACA
Proteins encoded in this window:
- the modB gene encoding molybdate ABC transporter permease subunit; the encoded protein is MLTPEELDVLKLSCKVAATCLIFSLIPAILIAWVLARKEFWGKSLFETVVFLPLVLPPVVPGYLLLQLFGNRGLLGQYLAPLGLEFAFNWKGAVLSSAVMGFPLLVQSIRLSIELVDQRLEMAAKTLGASSFGAFMQVTLPLASSGILVGSILCFCRSLGEFGATITFVGNIASETRTLPLAMYSLMQQPDTEAAVWRLIILSLSVAFFALWFAQWFNRYQKNKRGH